The following are encoded in a window of Arthrobacter antioxidans genomic DNA:
- a CDS encoding DUF3039 domain-containing protein, producing MTMPADPFANDPRDPGTGGSTATIEREEVRQEVEPGDAERFAHYVRKEKIMESAFTGEPVIALCGKVWTPGRDPEKFPVCPECKEIYNGLRPGKDKPKD from the coding sequence ATGACTATGCCTGCTGATCCCTTTGCAAACGATCCACGCGATCCCGGCACCGGCGGTTCGACTGCGACCATCGAGCGTGAGGAAGTCCGCCAGGAGGTGGAGCCCGGCGACGCAGAGCGCTTCGCGCACTATGTCCGCAAGGAGAAGATCATGGAGTCCGCCTTCACCGGCGAGCCCGTGATCGCGCTCTGCGGCAAGGTGTGGACGCCCGGACGCGATCCCGAGAAGTTCCCCGTATGCCCCGAGTGCAAGGAGATCTACAACGGTCTTCGCCCGGGCAAGGACAAGCCGAAGGACTGA
- a CDS encoding HNH endonuclease — protein sequence MRTSAEYERELDRISARITGLSAEKARIDAELAASTEELRKVFETKMMEHFWPGRPGPHRTNLADTTTATEIACLLRISERAAHRLVQYSALLVNYHPRTLTALRDGAISWPHATTLLHEYLGLPHHAATRLEEALLPIAADTTVPRLSYRARRLRTQLHPEALEKRARAAVHGRRVDLEPADDAMAWLHVHLPATDAAAIDARLTHTARTLQRPTEPRTLPQLRVDVLTDLLLSDSARPDHADQPDSSSADGYRIRAHINVTVPVLTLLGVDDAPADLEGYGPIPADIARRLAAHAPSFTRLLTHPETGAVLSVGRNTYTVPADLKKWLRVRDRTCRHPGCGIPAARCELDHTTPWSHGGPTSHENLAHLCRKHHMLKSEGLWHYDQPTPGTLVATSPGGRTYACDPEPPPF from the coding sequence ATGAGGACGTCAGCGGAATACGAGAGGGAACTCGATCGGATATCCGCTCGGATCACCGGGCTGAGCGCCGAGAAAGCGCGGATCGACGCCGAACTCGCCGCGAGCACCGAGGAATTGAGGAAAGTCTTCGAAACGAAGATGATGGAGCATTTCTGGCCCGGCCGGCCCGGGCCCCACCGCACCAACCTCGCCGACACCACCACCGCCACGGAGATCGCGTGCCTGCTGCGCATCTCCGAACGCGCCGCGCACCGCCTGGTCCAGTACTCGGCCCTGCTGGTCAACTACCACCCCCGGACGCTCACCGCCCTTCGCGACGGCGCGATCTCCTGGCCGCACGCGACCACGCTCCTGCACGAATACCTCGGCCTGCCGCACCACGCCGCCACCCGTCTCGAAGAGGCACTGCTGCCCATCGCGGCGGACACCACGGTGCCCCGCCTGAGCTACCGGGCCCGCCGGCTCCGCACCCAACTCCACCCCGAAGCCCTCGAGAAGCGCGCCCGCGCCGCGGTTCATGGACGGCGCGTGGACCTCGAACCCGCCGACGACGCCATGGCCTGGCTCCACGTCCACCTGCCGGCCACCGACGCCGCAGCGATCGATGCCAGGCTCACCCACACGGCTCGCACCCTCCAGAGGCCCACCGAACCCCGGACGCTCCCCCAGCTGCGGGTCGACGTCCTCACCGACCTCCTCCTCAGCGACTCCGCGCGCCCGGACCACGCCGACCAGCCCGATTCGAGTTCGGCGGACGGGTACCGGATCCGGGCGCACATCAACGTCACGGTCCCGGTCCTCACCCTGCTCGGTGTCGACGACGCCCCGGCGGACCTGGAAGGCTACGGGCCCATCCCGGCCGACATCGCCCGCCGGCTCGCGGCACACGCACCCTCGTTCACGCGGCTCCTCACCCACCCCGAGACCGGAGCGGTGCTCAGCGTCGGGCGCAACACCTACACCGTCCCCGCGGACCTGAAGAAGTGGTTGCGGGTCCGCGACCGCACGTGCCGACACCCGGGGTGCGGCATCCCCGCGGCCCGGTGCGAACTGGACCACACCACACCCTGGTCCCACGGCGGACCCACCAGCCACGAGAACCTCGCCCACCTCTGCCGCAAGCACCACATGCTCAAGAGCGAGGGCCTTTGGCACTACGACCAACCCACCCCGGGTACCCTCGTCGCCACGTCGCCGGGCGGCCGGACCTACGCCTGCGACCCAGAGCCTCCGCCCTTCTGA
- a CDS encoding PKD domain-containing protein produces MDAQCDTQDDGILVNWIEINNNVQPATRTPTGRSSCMYPGEPPAPPVEGAEVAEEAPIVITLEEFQKQPVLAATIVSQPSNFGLRNAHSNIYAQAREQEFTFEFQDAEIVLKARPVSYQWNYGDGTSATTTSPGGPVAGTAFDTQTPTSHQYARTGDFDLTLTTFFAGDYSVDGGPFQPVAGEAAVVSEPHLMSIWRTEGHNVSENCIENPRGIGCEAPTR; encoded by the coding sequence ATGGACGCCCAGTGTGACACCCAGGACGATGGGATCCTCGTCAACTGGATCGAGATCAACAACAACGTGCAGCCCGCAACGCGGACTCCGACCGGCAGGTCGTCGTGCATGTATCCCGGTGAGCCTCCTGCGCCGCCCGTCGAGGGAGCGGAGGTTGCCGAAGAAGCACCGATCGTGATCACCCTCGAAGAGTTCCAGAAGCAGCCCGTCCTGGCGGCGACCATCGTGTCGCAGCCGTCGAACTTCGGGCTCCGGAACGCTCACTCCAACATCTACGCGCAGGCGCGGGAGCAGGAGTTCACCTTCGAGTTCCAGGACGCCGAGATCGTACTCAAAGCCCGCCCGGTGTCCTATCAGTGGAACTACGGCGACGGCACCAGTGCGACAACGACCTCCCCCGGAGGCCCGGTGGCCGGTACCGCCTTCGACACACAGACGCCCACGAGTCACCAGTACGCACGGACCGGCGACTTCGACCTGACGCTGACCACGTTCTTCGCCGGCGACTACTCGGTGGACGGCGGGCCCTTCCAGCCGGTCGCCGGTGAAGCCGCGGTCGTGTCGGAGCCCCACCTCATGAGTATCTGGCGCACCGAAGGGCACAACGTGAGCGAGAACTGCATCGAGAATCCCCGAGGGATCGGCTGCGAGGCTCCCACCCGGTGA
- a CDS encoding DUF6318 family protein codes for MFPVRAESRRRSAPILAGAAAALVLLTGCQNDADAAPGRTSAPPSSSAAPTAAEASARPSATPEPSPASSAGPAANIPVPVKPALADENTPEGLEAFTEYWFELLSYSYITNDWKQLDEKTDSGCRTCSSIKSAVNELYGQGRWVRGAEVQVISFDTTFESTTSGSITAYVENRQSKIEYFDKDGSVLRTVPTQDPPAFDVINALYEEGKWIILDYGAPEGTS; via the coding sequence GTGTTTCCTGTGCGTGCAGAGAGCCGTCGACGATCAGCACCGATTCTTGCCGGGGCGGCAGCGGCCCTGGTGCTGCTGACCGGATGCCAGAACGATGCGGACGCCGCACCCGGCCGGACCTCCGCTCCGCCGTCGTCCTCGGCTGCGCCCACGGCGGCTGAAGCATCCGCGCGGCCCTCGGCCACGCCTGAACCATCACCGGCGTCATCGGCCGGTCCGGCCGCCAACATCCCCGTTCCCGTGAAGCCCGCGCTCGCCGACGAGAACACGCCCGAGGGTCTCGAGGCCTTCACGGAGTACTGGTTTGAGCTGCTGAGCTATTCCTACATCACAAACGACTGGAAGCAGTTAGATGAAAAGACCGATTCTGGCTGTCGCACTTGTTCAAGCATCAAGTCAGCCGTCAACGAACTTTATGGGCAGGGCCGTTGGGTGCGTGGAGCAGAGGTTCAAGTAATTTCTTTCGACACCACTTTCGAATCCACGACCAGCGGGTCGATAACAGCGTACGTTGAGAATAGACAGTCAAAAATTGAATACTTTGATAAAGATGGATCAGTGCTCAGAACTGTCCCAACTCAAGATCCGCCAGCATTTGACGTTATAAATGCCCTTTACGAAGAGGGCAAATGGATAATTCTCGATTATGGAGCACCCGAAGGAACTTCGTAA
- a CDS encoding transporter, translated as MVADLLKLKLLLLRNSLKRSTAQLVGVILGGLYGLGILGTVVVGLAFLGAADPELIRTVLVIGGSAVVLGWIVIPIAATGIDMTLDPARFVTFAIPQRQLLTGLVLGGIVGIPGVVTLIAALAQVFTWIRYPAAAATALVCGLVAVLLCVVASRLVTTAVSSMTGSRRFKDINGIVAFIPLIFLGPIIGGVTAGFQNSPGFAATLADVLAWTPLGALWAAPADVAAGDAGVAALRFLIGLATLGLFLVLWSRSLSHALVTPPYNAVTKRAGGNIGWLGRFPATPAGAVAARALTYWQRDPRYFASLVAIPFIAVLLVISGGPQGGVLAFLGPITAFLLAWSISADISYDNTAFSLHLSTGVSGRDDRLGRALALLVFALPVTLVLTAAPLLFSGRLEDLPVMLGLSIGLLLTGTGLSSLVSARYTYNVPLPGESAFKTPPGTNFLMFAVQFLGWIVMLLLVLPEIVLTIVYFVTGDALYGWLSLLVGLILGGALLVVGIRAGGRWYDRRAPELLLAVSANR; from the coding sequence GTGGTTGCGGACCTCCTGAAGCTGAAGCTCCTCCTCCTGCGCAACTCGCTCAAGCGGAGTACCGCGCAGCTGGTCGGCGTGATCCTCGGCGGCCTGTACGGGCTCGGCATCCTGGGGACCGTCGTCGTCGGGCTCGCGTTCCTCGGCGCAGCGGACCCCGAGCTCATCCGGACCGTCCTCGTGATCGGCGGATCCGCCGTCGTGCTCGGGTGGATCGTGATCCCGATCGCCGCGACCGGCATCGACATGACGCTGGACCCCGCCCGGTTCGTGACGTTCGCCATCCCGCAGCGGCAGCTCCTCACGGGGCTCGTGCTCGGCGGGATCGTGGGCATCCCCGGTGTGGTGACCCTCATCGCCGCCCTGGCGCAGGTGTTCACCTGGATCCGGTACCCGGCCGCGGCGGCGACCGCGCTGGTGTGCGGGCTGGTGGCCGTCCTGCTGTGCGTGGTCGCCTCGCGCCTCGTGACGACGGCGGTGTCCTCCATGACCGGCTCGCGCAGGTTCAAGGACATCAACGGCATCGTCGCCTTCATCCCGCTGATCTTCCTCGGACCGATCATCGGGGGAGTGACGGCAGGCTTCCAGAACTCTCCCGGCTTCGCCGCCACACTGGCCGATGTCCTCGCCTGGACGCCGCTGGGTGCGCTCTGGGCCGCACCGGCCGACGTCGCCGCCGGCGATGCGGGGGTCGCGGCGCTCCGCTTCCTGATCGGCCTCGCGACGCTGGGCCTGTTCCTCGTGCTGTGGAGCCGCAGCCTCAGCCACGCGCTCGTCACCCCTCCCTACAACGCCGTGACCAAGCGGGCGGGCGGGAACATCGGCTGGCTCGGCCGTTTCCCGGCCACACCCGCCGGCGCCGTGGCCGCCCGGGCCCTGACGTACTGGCAGCGGGATCCGCGCTACTTCGCCTCCCTGGTGGCCATCCCGTTCATCGCCGTGCTGCTGGTCATCTCGGGCGGCCCCCAGGGCGGGGTCCTCGCGTTCCTCGGTCCCATCACGGCGTTCCTGCTGGCCTGGTCCATCTCCGCCGACATCTCCTACGACAACACCGCCTTCAGCCTGCACCTCTCCACGGGAGTCAGCGGGCGAGACGACCGCCTGGGCCGGGCGCTCGCACTGCTGGTGTTCGCGCTGCCGGTCACCCTGGTGCTCACGGCGGCGCCGCTGCTGTTCTCGGGGCGGCTGGAGGACCTCCCGGTGATGCTGGGCCTGTCGATCGGCCTGCTGCTGACGGGGACCGGGCTCTCGAGCCTCGTGTCCGCGCGGTACACCTACAACGTGCCGCTCCCGGGCGAGAGCGCCTTCAAGACACCGCCGGGGACGAACTTCCTCATGTTCGCCGTGCAGTTCCTCGGCTGGATCGTCATGCTGCTGCTGGTGCTGCCGGAGATCGTCCTGACGATCGTCTACTTCGTGACCGGTGACGCACTGTACGGCTGGCTGAGCCTGCTGGTCGGGCTGATCCTCGGCGGGGCCCTCCTGGTGGTCGGTATCAGGGCCGGAGGCCGGTGGTACGACCGCCGGGCGCCTGAACTGCTGCTGGCGGTCTCGGCGAACCGCTGA
- a CDS encoding ABC transporter ATP-binding protein, whose product MSSPVPLPSAENEPRGRAGSAALSIRGLAKRFGEKIAVDGVSLEVPQGSFYGLVGPNGAGKTTTLSMATGLLRPDFGQVFVHGVDVWGQPLEAKKLMGILPDGVRLFDRLTGEQLVTYAGLLRGMDRETVAERTGDLLRALDLAGDAGTLVVDYSAGMTKKIALASALIHAPRLLVLDEPFESVDPVSAANIRDILAGYVESGGSVIVSSHVMDLVQRMCDHVAVIAAGTVLAAGTVDEVRGDATLEDRFVELVGGRNTSEGLSWLRTS is encoded by the coding sequence ATGAGTTCCCCTGTGCCGTTGCCATCTGCTGAGAACGAACCCCGGGGGAGGGCCGGCAGTGCCGCCCTCAGCATCCGCGGGCTGGCCAAGCGCTTCGGCGAGAAGATCGCCGTCGACGGTGTGAGCCTCGAGGTCCCTCAGGGGTCCTTCTACGGGCTCGTCGGCCCGAACGGCGCCGGCAAGACCACGACCCTCTCGATGGCGACGGGGCTGCTCCGTCCCGATTTCGGGCAGGTGTTCGTCCACGGCGTCGACGTCTGGGGCCAGCCGCTGGAGGCCAAGAAGCTCATGGGCATCCTGCCCGACGGCGTCCGGCTCTTCGACCGGCTGACGGGTGAGCAGCTGGTCACCTACGCCGGCCTGCTGCGGGGCATGGACCGTGAGACCGTGGCCGAACGGACCGGCGACCTGCTCCGTGCGCTGGACCTCGCCGGCGACGCCGGCACGCTCGTGGTCGACTACTCGGCGGGCATGACCAAGAAGATCGCCCTCGCCTCCGCCCTCATCCATGCGCCCCGGCTGCTGGTCCTCGACGAGCCGTTCGAGTCGGTCGATCCGGTCTCGGCAGCGAACATCCGCGACATCCTGGCCGGCTACGTGGAGTCCGGCGGCTCGGTCATCGTCTCCAGCCACGTCATGGACCTCGTGCAGCGCATGTGCGACCACGTCGCCGTCATCGCCGCAGGCACCGTCCTCGCCGCAGGGACGGTCGACGAGGTCCGCGGCGACGCGACCCTGGAGGACCGCTTCGTGGAGCTCGTCGGTGGCCGCAACACGTCGGAGGGGTTGTCGTGGTTGCGGACCTCCTGA
- a CDS encoding NADH:flavin oxidoreductase/NADH oxidase, which yields MTPAASPAGAPGLFDPMTLRSLELPHRGWVAAMCQYSCDPVGSPGVPTDWHLVHLGQFALGGAALVITEAAAVSHEGMITPRDAGIHTQEQADAWRRINDFIHEHGAVGTKTAVQLAHAGRKASTYWPFSGKRDSVPEADGGWQALGPTDEAFGAYAAPRAMTEEDIHQVIRDFGAAAALAVDAGFDTMEIHAAHGYLLHQFLSPLVNTRTDGWGGSEEARFRLTLEVVRAVRRAIPEGMPLLLRISASDWTEGGLDGDASARLAKRAAEEGVDLVDVSSGGAVPAASIPVGPGYQVSLAEEVRTSGVPTGAVGLISDARQAEEIIRGERADVVLIARAALRDPHWWMRAAQELGHELVPAPQYERAGSY from the coding sequence ATGACTCCCGCAGCTTCCCCGGCCGGTGCCCCTGGCCTGTTCGATCCGATGACGCTCCGCTCCCTCGAGCTGCCGCACCGCGGCTGGGTCGCGGCGATGTGCCAGTACTCGTGCGATCCCGTCGGCTCACCCGGCGTCCCGACCGACTGGCACCTGGTGCACCTCGGGCAGTTCGCGCTCGGCGGTGCGGCACTCGTCATCACGGAGGCGGCCGCCGTCAGCCACGAGGGAATGATCACCCCGCGGGACGCCGGCATCCACACGCAGGAGCAGGCCGATGCGTGGCGGCGGATCAATGACTTCATCCACGAGCACGGCGCCGTCGGCACGAAGACCGCGGTCCAGCTGGCCCATGCCGGCCGGAAGGCGTCCACGTACTGGCCGTTCAGCGGCAAGCGGGACTCGGTGCCGGAGGCCGACGGCGGCTGGCAGGCCCTCGGCCCCACGGACGAGGCGTTCGGTGCGTATGCCGCGCCGCGGGCGATGACCGAGGAGGACATCCACCAGGTCATCCGCGACTTCGGCGCCGCCGCCGCGCTCGCCGTCGACGCCGGCTTCGACACCATGGAGATCCATGCCGCGCACGGCTACCTGCTGCACCAGTTCCTCTCGCCCCTGGTCAACACGCGGACCGACGGCTGGGGCGGCTCGGAGGAGGCCCGGTTCCGGCTCACGCTCGAGGTGGTCCGCGCGGTCCGCCGCGCCATCCCGGAGGGCATGCCCCTCCTGCTGCGCATCTCGGCGTCCGACTGGACCGAGGGCGGGCTCGACGGCGACGCCTCCGCCCGACTGGCGAAGCGGGCGGCCGAGGAGGGCGTCGATCTCGTCGACGTGTCCTCCGGCGGTGCGGTCCCGGCCGCCTCCATCCCCGTGGGGCCGGGCTACCAGGTATCGCTCGCCGAGGAGGTGCGCACCTCCGGCGTCCCGACCGGCGCCGTCGGCCTGATCAGCGATGCACGCCAGGCGGAGGAGATCATCCGCGGCGAGCGGGCCGACGTCGTACTCATCGCGCGGGCCGCCCTGCGCGACCCGCACTGGTGGATGCGCGCCGCCCAGGAGCTCGGACACGAGCTGGTGCCCGCACCCCAGTACGAGCGTGCCGGGTCCTACTGA
- a CDS encoding tetratricopeptide repeat protein — MSTPAQRGGMPPSSMNLRGAVDLSALKARADAAARPAAARQTAAGPSPYIVEVTEQTFPQLVQLSSQVPVVVNLRATYSDQSTQVTAVLEAAAVESDGRILLANVDLQAQPQIAQAFQAQGAPTVVAVVKGQPVPLFEGLLPEPQIRAYLDELMKVAEANGVTGTLNDGSQPGPADAEEPPLPPLHQEAFDAIERGDYGAAAAAYRRALAEQPADADAKAGLAQVELMERIQDLDAAEVRQRGADEPDALEAQLAVADLDLTGGHVEDAFGRIIAFIGRTSGEDRDAARKRLLELFDVVGVTDPRVTKARSALARALF, encoded by the coding sequence TTGTCCACACCAGCACAGCGGGGCGGAATGCCGCCGTCGAGCATGAACCTGCGGGGAGCGGTCGACCTCTCCGCACTCAAGGCACGCGCGGATGCGGCCGCACGGCCGGCCGCGGCCCGGCAGACCGCCGCGGGGCCCAGCCCGTACATCGTGGAGGTGACGGAACAGACCTTCCCGCAGCTCGTGCAGCTGTCGTCGCAGGTGCCGGTGGTGGTCAACCTCCGCGCCACCTACAGCGACCAGTCCACCCAGGTGACCGCCGTGCTGGAGGCCGCCGCCGTCGAGTCCGACGGCCGGATCCTGCTCGCCAACGTCGATCTCCAGGCGCAGCCGCAGATCGCGCAGGCCTTCCAGGCGCAGGGCGCACCGACGGTCGTCGCCGTGGTGAAGGGCCAGCCCGTCCCCCTCTTCGAGGGCCTCCTGCCGGAGCCCCAGATCCGCGCCTACCTCGACGAGCTGATGAAGGTCGCCGAGGCGAACGGGGTGACCGGCACGCTCAACGACGGCTCCCAGCCCGGTCCGGCCGATGCGGAGGAGCCGCCGCTGCCGCCCCTGCACCAGGAGGCGTTCGACGCGATCGAGCGCGGCGACTACGGCGCCGCTGCGGCAGCCTACCGCCGGGCGCTCGCGGAGCAGCCGGCCGACGCCGACGCGAAGGCCGGACTCGCGCAGGTGGAACTCATGGAGCGCATCCAGGACCTCGACGCCGCCGAGGTCCGTCAGCGCGGGGCCGACGAGCCCGACGCCCTGGAGGCCCAGCTGGCCGTTGCCGACCTGGACCTGACGGGCGGGCATGTCGAGGACGCGTTCGGCCGCATCATCGCCTTCATCGGCCGGACCTCCGGCGAGGACCGCGACGCGGCCCGCAAGCGCCTGCTGGAGCTGTTCGACGTCGTCGGCGTCACGGACCCGCGCGTGACGAAGGCGCGCAGCGCGCTGGCCCGGGCCCTGTTCTAG
- a CDS encoding AI-2E family transporter has product MTDPQDVPVDQPLPRPEPAANGSDERPSDDQAPAAERPSSTWRSLFTLARRSLPSAQPRPRFEFPPEVEPAEVAVDHDVSLADERLKFGGNNAPTMRAHPIHFGFMMSVGVGLALLAFFIITNVGQLLVWIGAALFIALGLDPIVRWLETKYVPRPAGIAVSVLLLMGVVIGFFALLIPTIVSQTSQIVDRAPGYANSFLNSEFFTSVDRQFQVRERVSSEIDKFFANSEAVGGIFGGVLGVGTVIVNGLFGALVILVLALYFLASLPGMKKWAYRLAPRSRRPRVEVLSEEITRSVGLYVIGQACVALLNGTFAFIVMSLAGVPFSVLLTFVVVLLAFIPLIGAATAAVIVSLIALTVGWQTALLFAIPYVAYLQFEAYFISPRIMQRAVAVPGAVAVIAVIAGGSLLGVLGALIAIPTAAAVMLLLKEVFIARQDRQ; this is encoded by the coding sequence TTGACAGACCCCCAGGACGTCCCGGTCGACCAGCCGCTCCCACGGCCCGAGCCGGCCGCGAACGGCAGCGACGAACGGCCCTCCGACGATCAGGCGCCGGCGGCCGAGCGGCCGTCGTCGACGTGGCGCTCCCTCTTCACCCTCGCGCGGCGTTCGCTCCCGTCCGCCCAGCCGCGCCCCCGTTTCGAGTTCCCGCCGGAGGTGGAGCCGGCCGAGGTCGCGGTGGACCATGACGTCTCGCTGGCCGACGAACGCCTGAAGTTCGGAGGCAACAACGCGCCGACCATGCGCGCGCATCCCATCCACTTCGGCTTCATGATGAGTGTCGGCGTCGGGCTCGCCCTGCTCGCCTTCTTCATCATCACCAATGTCGGCCAGCTCCTGGTGTGGATCGGGGCGGCGCTCTTCATCGCCCTCGGGCTGGACCCGATCGTCCGCTGGCTGGAGACGAAGTACGTCCCGAGGCCCGCCGGTATCGCCGTCTCCGTCCTGCTCCTCATGGGGGTGGTCATCGGGTTCTTCGCGCTGCTCATCCCGACCATCGTGAGTCAGACCTCGCAGATCGTCGACCGCGCGCCGGGCTATGCGAACAGCTTCCTCAATTCGGAGTTCTTCACCAGCGTCGACCGGCAGTTCCAGGTCCGCGAGCGCGTCAGCTCCGAGATCGACAAGTTCTTCGCCAACAGCGAGGCCGTGGGCGGGATCTTCGGGGGCGTCCTCGGGGTGGGGACGGTGATCGTCAACGGGCTCTTCGGAGCGCTGGTGATCCTGGTCCTCGCCCTCTACTTCCTCGCGTCCCTGCCGGGCATGAAGAAGTGGGCGTACCGGCTGGCCCCGCGCTCCCGGAGGCCCCGCGTCGAGGTGCTCTCGGAGGAGATCACGCGCAGCGTGGGTCTCTACGTCATCGGCCAGGCGTGCGTGGCGCTGCTCAACGGCACCTTCGCCTTCATCGTCATGTCGCTCGCGGGGGTGCCGTTCTCCGTGCTGCTGACGTTCGTCGTCGTGCTCCTGGCCTTCATCCCGCTGATCGGCGCCGCCACCGCCGCCGTCATCGTCTCCCTGATCGCCCTGACCGTGGGCTGGCAGACCGCCCTGCTGTTCGCGATCCCGTACGTCGCCTACCTGCAGTTCGAGGCGTACTTCATCTCCCCGCGCATCATGCAGCGTGCCGTCGCGGTGCCCGGCGCGGTCGCGGTGATCGCGGTCATCGCGGGCGGCAGCCTCCTCGGCGTCCTCGGCGCGCTGATCGCCATCCCGACGGCGGCCGCCGTGATGCTGCTGCTCAAGGAAGTGTTCATCGCCCGCCAGGACCGCCAGTAG
- a CDS encoding alpha/beta hydrolase yields the protein MASDTTDYTFTTSDEPIEIRASTVLPADRREIELHTADGLTLVGEFAAPAGRRTPTATLVTLHPLPTHGGFMDSHVYRKASFRLPALADIAVLRFNTRGTCSPRGCSDGEFDGGDGERLDLQAAVDWVVAQGLHHIWLVGWSFGTELCLKYGAQDPVAELVEGAILLSPPLHRADDADLDAWGASGLPLKVLVPEFDDYLMPAAATERFSRVPQADVTGIDGAKHLWVGEKYAARALNEIVGVVRPDVELPLPTQWTGPAAVAPSALPTR from the coding sequence ATGGCGAGCGACACCACCGACTACACCTTCACCACCAGCGACGAGCCGATCGAGATCCGCGCGTCCACCGTCCTCCCCGCCGATCGGCGGGAGATCGAGCTGCATACCGCGGACGGACTGACCCTCGTGGGGGAGTTCGCCGCGCCGGCCGGCAGGCGTACCCCGACGGCGACCCTCGTGACGCTCCACCCGCTGCCCACGCACGGCGGCTTCATGGACTCCCACGTCTACAGGAAGGCGTCCTTCCGCCTGCCCGCCCTCGCCGACATCGCCGTCCTGCGCTTCAACACGCGCGGCACGTGCTCCCCGCGAGGGTGCAGCGACGGCGAGTTCGACGGCGGCGACGGCGAGCGGCTGGACCTCCAGGCGGCGGTCGACTGGGTGGTGGCGCAGGGACTGCACCACATCTGGCTCGTGGGCTGGTCCTTCGGCACCGAGCTGTGCCTGAAGTACGGCGCCCAGGATCCGGTGGCCGAACTCGTCGAGGGGGCCATCCTGCTGTCGCCTCCGCTGCACCGCGCGGACGACGCCGACCTCGACGCATGGGGTGCGAGCGGCCTGCCCTTGAAGGTGCTGGTGCCGGAGTTCGACGACTACCTGATGCCCGCGGCCGCCACCGAGCGGTTCTCCCGTGTTCCTCAGGCCGACGTCACGGGCATCGACGGGGCGAAGCACCTCTGGGTGGGGGAGAAGTACGCGGCGCGCGCCCTCAACGAGATCGTCGGCGTCGTCCGCCCCGACGTGGAGCTCCCGCTGCCCACGCAGTGGACGGGCCCGGCCGCCGTCGCGCCGTCCGCGCTGCCGACGCGCTGA
- the nucS gene encoding endonuclease NucS: MRLVIARCSVDYIGRLRAHLPLATRLLMVKSDGSVLVHSDGGSYKPLNWMSPPASLRVSAPDDADRAEGITEVWTVQHAKSDDRLVINIREHLHDSSHDLGVDPGLVKDGVEADLQRLLAEQIELLGAGFTLIRREYMTAIGPVDILARDAQGRTVAIELKRRGDIDGVEQLTRYLELLNRDPLMSPVRGVFAAQQIKPQARVLATDRGIDCLTLDYDAMRGVDDSASRLF, encoded by the coding sequence GTGCGTCTCGTCATTGCCCGTTGCTCCGTCGACTACATCGGCCGCCTCCGCGCCCATCTCCCCCTGGCCACCCGGCTCCTCATGGTGAAGTCGGACGGTTCGGTGCTCGTGCACTCCGACGGCGGCTCCTACAAGCCCCTGAACTGGATGAGTCCGCCGGCGAGCCTGCGCGTGAGCGCGCCCGACGACGCCGACCGCGCCGAGGGCATCACCGAGGTGTGGACCGTGCAGCACGCCAAGAGCGACGACCGGCTCGTCATCAACATCCGTGAACACCTGCACGATTCCTCCCACGACCTCGGCGTGGACCCCGGCCTCGTCAAGGACGGTGTGGAAGCCGACCTCCAACGCCTCCTCGCCGAGCAGATCGAGCTGCTCGGGGCGGGGTTCACGCTGATCCGGCGTGAGTACATGACGGCCATCGGCCCCGTGGACATCCTCGCGCGCGATGCACAGGGCCGTACGGTGGCGATCGAGCTGAAGCGCCGCGGGGACATCGACGGCGTGGAGCAGCTCACCCGCTACCTCGAGCTGCTGAACCGCGACCCGCTCATGTCCCCCGTCCGCGGTGTGTTCGCCGCCCAGCAGATCAAGCCCCAGGCACGGGTCCTGGCCACGGACCGCGGTATCGACTGCCTGACGCTGGACTACGACGCCATGCGCGGGGTCGACGACAGCGCATCCCGCCTCTTCTAG